GCTGAACCAGCCGCTGGCGGCGATGAAAACCTATCTGGCGGGTGCACGTCTGTTGTTGCGCCGTAACAGGCCCGAAGAAGCGCTGTCGTCCTTTGGCCGCATCGACGATCTGATAGAGCGGATGGGGGCGATCACACGTCAGCTGAAATCCTATGCCCGCAAGGGACAAGAGGCGTTTTCCCCTGTGGATATGGGGGCGGCCCTTGCGTCAAGCCTGTCGATGATGGAGCCACAATTGCGCCAGCGACAGGTGCAGATTTCGCGGATCCTGCCGGATGAGCCGGTCACGGTGTTCGGTGACCGGATGCGTATCGAACAGGTGATGGTGAATCTTCTGCGCAATGCGCTGGACGCGACCAAGACCACGCGGAACCCACAGGTAGAGATCATGCTGTCTGCTGGTGAGACTGCGACATTGACGGTGCGGGACAATGGCCCAGGAATTGAAGATCTCGACGCGCTGTTTGAGCCGTTCTACACGACCAAGCAGCCCGGTGATGGCGTGGGGCTGGGGCTTGCCATCTCCTCGGGGATCGTGAACGAGCTGGGCGGCAGGCTCACAGCGCGGAACGGTCAGGCCGGCGGCGCGGTATTTGAGATGCAACTGCCCATCATGGGCGAGAAGACAAAAGTGGAAGCGGCGGAGTAGACCTTATGGCTCAGGCGATGAAGATAGCGATTGTGGATGACGAACAGGACATGCGCCAGTCGATCAGCCAGTGGCTGGCCCTGTCCGGTTATGACACGGAGACTTTCGGCTCTGCCGAGGATGCGCTGAAAACCCTTGGGCCTGATTACCCGGGCATCGTCATTTCCGACATCAAGATGCCGGGCATGGACGGGATGCAGTTTCTCAAGAAGCTAATGGGTAACGACAGTGCGCTGCCTGTTATCATGATTACCGGTCACGGCGATGTTCCGATGGCGGTGGAAGCGATGCGCGTGGGTGCGTTTGATTTTCTGGAAAAACCGTTCAACCCGGACCGGATGAGCGAGCTTGCCAAGAAGGCCACCAACGCGCGGCGGCTGGTTATGGACAACCGTGCGTTGCGCCGCGAGTTGAGCGACGGCGGTCAGTTGATGAAAAAGCTGATCGGGCAATCGCCGGTGATGGAGCGCCTGCGCGAAGATATTCTCGATCTGGGGCAGGCGGATGGCCATGTTCTGATTGATGGTGAGACCGGGACAGGCAAGACCTTGGTAGCCCACGCGCTGCATGCTGTCGGCTCTCGTGCGGGTAAGAAATTTGTGCTGGTGTCTTGTGGGGCGTTGGAAGAAGAGGCGCTGAGCAAGCGGCTTTTCGGCCCGATGCAACCCGAAGACGCGCAACTGCCTGCCATTGAAGAAGCACGTGGTGGCACGCTGGTGCTCGAAGACGTTGAAGCATTGTCAGAAACGCTACAGGCGCGATTGCTCAGTGTGATTAACGAGCAGGGAACACCTGCGGAGACGCGGATTGTCGCAATTTCTAACCTGCAAGAAGCGGGACGCACATCGGAGGATGCACTGCGGTCAGATCTGTTCTACCGCCTGGCCGCTTTGCGGATCACGGTCCCGCCGCTCCGTCAGCGTGGCGAGGATATCCTGACGCTGTTCACGCGATTGAGCGACCAGTTCGCCGATGAATATGGCTGTGACGCGCCCAAGGTTTCCGCACAGGAGGCAGCGCAATTGCTACAGGCCCCGTGGCCTGGCAACGTACGCCAGTTGATCAATGTCGCTGAACGCGCCGTGCTGCAATCGCGCCGTGGATCAGGCACCATCGCATCGTTGTTGATGTCCGATCACGAGGAAATGCAGCCGGTGATGACCACCGAAGGCAAGCCCTTGAAGGAATACGTTGAAGCGTTCGAGCGGATGCTGATCGACAACACAAT
The Sulfitobacter noctilucicola genome window above contains:
- a CDS encoding sigma-54-dependent transcriptional regulator; translation: MAQAMKIAIVDDEQDMRQSISQWLALSGYDTETFGSAEDALKTLGPDYPGIVISDIKMPGMDGMQFLKKLMGNDSALPVIMITGHGDVPMAVEAMRVGAFDFLEKPFNPDRMSELAKKATNARRLVMDNRALRRELSDGGQLMKKLIGQSPVMERLREDILDLGQADGHVLIDGETGTGKTLVAHALHAVGSRAGKKFVLVSCGALEEEALSKRLFGPMQPEDAQLPAIEEARGGTLVLEDVEALSETLQARLLSVINEQGTPAETRIVAISNLQEAGRTSEDALRSDLFYRLAALRITVPPLRQRGEDILTLFTRLSDQFADEYGCDAPKVSAQEAAQLLQAPWPGNVRQLINVAERAVLQSRRGSGTIASLLMSDHEEMQPVMTTEGKPLKEYVEAFERMLIDNTMRRHKGSIASVMDELCLPRRTLNEKMAKYGLQRSDYL